One window of the Rhipicephalus microplus isolate Deutch F79 chromosome 2, USDA_Rmic, whole genome shotgun sequence genome contains the following:
- the LOC142796412 gene encoding uncharacterized protein LOC142796412: protein MWRGSMHGSLIWKDCNLLGSFEGTKLPNGWLQGRSISIRQDTGINNDAVTRGSMLHGHVQCIKNRAQKTNKYKGTASDCSPAQSSQQEKENIVMSGAAAA from the exons atgtggcgtggaagcatgcatggcagcctcatctggaaggactgcaatctgcttgggagcttcgagggcacaaaactgcctaacggctggctgcaag gacgcagcatatccatccggcaagacactggtatcaacaatgatg cagtaacaaggggttcgatgctccacggtcatgtacagtgtatcaagaacagagcacagaagaccaacaagtataaagggactgccagtgactgttctcctgctcaaagttcacAACAGGAGAAAGAgaacattgtgatgtcaggagcagctgctgcttaa